One genomic region from Mangifera indica cultivar Alphonso chromosome 17, CATAS_Mindica_2.1, whole genome shotgun sequence encodes:
- the LOC123200934 gene encoding FCS-Like Zinc finger 13-like — MLGNRPRPVIGKLSALLVSRNRTSFLDMGSSPRGPLDLKIQSPRGVKCYDVGGVGLGIVAALDKCSSNGDGGAVFSPAGLNKSSPIPVSSSGRACDRCDVEMESLEDYTYVTCYEPNKSFTKVYYDGGERKRSGGDGRIIEESPARVVVEEISVYPTSDFMSSCNLCRKKLHGKDIYMYRGEKAFCSSECRSRQIMMDERKEQCRSEVSRSADMSSSPYTRDHIFSTGILAI, encoded by the exons ATGTTGGGCAACAGACCCCGTCCGGTCATCGGAAAGCTCTCGGCTTTACTGGTTTCTCGCAACCGTACCAGTTTTTTGGATATGGGTTCCAGTCCGAGAGGCCCGTTAGACTTGAAAATTCAGTCGCCAAGAGGTGTAAAATGTTATGATGTAGGTGGGGTTGGATTGGGAATTGTTGCTGCACTGGATAAGTGCAGTAGTAATGGCGATGGGGGTGCTGTGTTTAGCCCAGCAGGTTTGAATAAATCGAGTCCGATTCCGGTGAGTTCATCAGGCAGAGCTTGTGATAGATGTGATGTGGAGATGGAGAGCTTGGAGGATTATACTTATGTGACTTGTTACGAACCAAATAAGTCCTTCACGAAGGTTTACTACGACGGCGGTGAACGGAAAAGAAGCGGCGGAGATGGTAGAATAATTGAGGAATCGCCGGCGAGAGTTGTTGTGGAAGAGATTTCAGTTTACCCCACTTCAGACTTTATGAGTTCTTGTAATTTGTGCAGGAAAAAACTCCATGGCAAAGACATATACATGTACAG AGGAGAGAAGGCATTTTGTAGCAGTGAGTGCCGATCGAGACAAATAATGATGGATGAGAGAAAAGAACAGTGCAGATCGGAGGTTTCTAGGTCTGCAGATATGTCAAGTTCCCCTTACACAAGAGATCACATCTTCTCTACTGGAATTCTTGCAATTTAG